One genomic region from Paraburkholderia azotifigens encodes:
- a CDS encoding 4a-hydroxytetrahydrobiopterin dehydratase, producing MIQKLSSEERTQQVAQLNGWQNVEGRDAIKRQFKFADFNEAFGFMTRVAIKAQEMDHHPEWFNVYSNVEITLSTHDANGVTERDIRLARFIDEITAAK from the coding sequence ATGATCCAGAAACTCTCTTCGGAAGAACGCACGCAGCAAGTCGCGCAACTGAACGGTTGGCAAAACGTCGAGGGCCGCGACGCCATCAAGCGGCAATTCAAATTCGCCGACTTCAACGAAGCATTCGGCTTCATGACGCGCGTCGCCATCAAGGCTCAGGAAATGGACCATCACCCGGAATGGTTCAACGTCTACAGCAACGTCGAGATCACGCTATCGACGCACGATGCGAACGGAGTCACCGAGCGCGATATTCGCCTCGCGCGTTTTATCGATGAAATCACCGCGGCGAAGTAA
- a CDS encoding sensor histidine kinase, producing the protein MNYPAANSLRRQLLRRLAAPLSLLALMSGLIAYWLAWQYTQHVVDRSLADLATAISKQIQIAGPEAPITVPPLAQAMFSDPVEQLVYRISNGETEIAGDPKLPLQGTNVRRMHYAYVFETQHEGTAVRVAQVRVDQPTGNPVVIEVGQPVHHRFRIAAEFLVAIMMPLLLLLLAGWVIVWRVVNQQLNPLTDLADSLNRQTHTSLEPVDETFVPVEIRPLTGALNGLLDRLKSALDAQRKFIADAAHQLRTPLTAIKLHAEQAAIARDPQQTLAAVKELRAAADRAVRLSNQLLSLARAEPGEQAARFVNLDVASLAFDTGAEWVPRALAAHVDLGFQRLDDPSNDHPLIARGNPVLLREVIANLLDNALKYVPPSRMNGARITMTVAQVVVDGIAMAEVAVEDNGPGVPPKQQSELFKRFFRGDGQGQSDSGVDGGAGLGLAIVHDIMALHRGSVHYEDAIEGGARFIVRLPVATGAVLREPEQVRETKKPAHAPVDP; encoded by the coding sequence ATGAACTATCCGGCCGCGAATAGCCTGCGCCGCCAGTTGCTGCGCCGGCTCGCCGCACCCCTTTCGCTGCTCGCGCTGATGAGCGGCCTCATCGCGTACTGGCTCGCGTGGCAATACACGCAGCACGTGGTCGACCGTTCGCTCGCCGATCTCGCTACCGCCATTTCGAAGCAGATCCAGATCGCCGGCCCCGAGGCCCCTATCACCGTTCCGCCGCTCGCGCAGGCGATGTTCTCCGATCCCGTCGAACAGCTGGTCTACCGCATCAGCAACGGCGAAACTGAAATTGCCGGCGATCCGAAGCTGCCGCTGCAAGGCACGAACGTGCGGCGCATGCACTACGCGTATGTGTTCGAGACACAGCACGAAGGCACGGCTGTGCGCGTCGCGCAGGTGCGCGTCGATCAGCCGACGGGCAATCCCGTCGTCATCGAAGTCGGCCAGCCCGTGCATCACCGCTTCCGCATCGCCGCCGAGTTTCTGGTCGCGATCATGATGCCCCTGCTGCTGTTGCTGCTCGCGGGCTGGGTGATCGTGTGGCGCGTCGTGAACCAGCAGCTGAATCCGCTGACCGATCTCGCCGATTCGCTGAACCGCCAAACGCACACATCGCTGGAACCTGTCGACGAAACTTTCGTCCCCGTGGAAATCCGTCCGTTGACGGGCGCGCTGAACGGCCTGCTCGACCGTCTGAAATCAGCGCTCGACGCCCAGCGCAAATTCATCGCCGATGCCGCGCATCAACTGCGCACGCCGCTCACCGCGATCAAGCTTCACGCAGAGCAGGCGGCCATCGCGCGCGATCCGCAGCAGACGCTCGCGGCCGTCAAGGAACTGCGCGCGGCCGCCGACCGCGCGGTGCGTCTGTCGAACCAGCTGCTGTCGCTCGCGCGCGCCGAGCCAGGCGAACAGGCCGCGCGTTTCGTGAATCTGGATGTCGCGTCGCTCGCGTTCGACACGGGCGCCGAATGGGTGCCGCGCGCGCTTGCCGCACACGTCGATCTCGGCTTCCAGCGGCTCGACGATCCGTCCAACGATCATCCGTTGATCGCGCGCGGCAACCCGGTGCTGCTGCGCGAAGTGATCGCGAATCTGCTCGATAACGCGCTCAAATACGTGCCGCCGTCGCGCATGAACGGCGCGCGCATCACGATGACGGTCGCGCAAGTGGTCGTGGATGGCATCGCGATGGCGGAGGTCGCCGTCGAGGATAACGGCCCCGGCGTGCCGCCGAAACAGCAGTCTGAACTGTTCAAGCGCTTCTTCCGTGGCGACGGCCAGGGGCAAAGCGACAGCGGCGTCGACGGCGGCGCAGGTCTCGGCCTTGCGATCGTGCACGACATCATGGCGCTGCATCGCGGCAGCGTGCATTACGAAGATGCCATCGAAGGCGGTGCACGCTTTATCGTGCGGCTGCCCGTCGCGACGGGCGCCGTGCTGCGCGAACCCGAGCAGGTTCGCGAAACAAAAAAACCGGCGCATGCGCCGGTCGATCCCTGA
- a CDS encoding ABC transporter ATP-binding protein: protein MILGDTILETRGLTREFKGFTAVNGVNLRVKRGSIHALIGPNGAGKTTCFNLLTKFLVPTAGQIVFNGVDITNERPAQIARRGIIRSFQISAVFPHLTALQNVRIGLQRQLGTAFHFWRSERSLHQLDDRAIDLLTQVGLTDFADVPAVELSYGRKRALEIATTLGMEPELMLLDEPTQGMGHEDVDRVTALIKKVSAGRTILMVEHNMNVIAGISDTITVLQRGEVLAEGTYAEVSKNPLVMQAYMGSADAALAGAHA, encoded by the coding sequence ATGATTCTCGGCGATACGATACTCGAGACGCGCGGGCTCACACGTGAGTTCAAGGGTTTTACCGCAGTCAATGGTGTGAACCTGCGCGTGAAGCGCGGTTCGATCCATGCGCTCATCGGTCCCAACGGCGCAGGCAAGACCACCTGCTTCAATCTGCTCACCAAATTTCTCGTGCCCACTGCGGGTCAGATCGTCTTTAACGGCGTCGACATCACGAACGAGCGTCCCGCGCAGATCGCGCGTCGCGGCATCATCCGTTCGTTCCAGATTTCTGCTGTGTTTCCGCATCTGACGGCATTGCAGAACGTTCGCATCGGTTTGCAACGTCAGCTCGGCACTGCGTTTCACTTCTGGAGAAGCGAGCGCTCGTTGCATCAACTCGATGACCGCGCAATCGATCTGCTGACGCAAGTCGGCCTGACCGATTTCGCCGATGTGCCCGCCGTCGAACTGTCGTACGGCCGCAAGCGCGCGCTCGAGATCGCGACGACGCTTGGCATGGAACCCGAACTCATGCTGCTCGACGAACCGACGCAAGGCATGGGACATGAAGACGTCGACCGCGTGACCGCGCTGATCAAAAAAGTATCGGCCGGCCGCACGATCCTGATGGTCGAACACAACATGAATGTGATTGCCGGCATCTCCGACACGATTACCGTCCTGCAACGCGGCGAGGTGCTCGCCGAAGGCACGTACGCGGAAGTCTCGAAGAACCCGCTCGTCATGCAGGCCTATATGGGCAGTGCGGACGCGGCGCTTGCCGGAGCGCATGCATGA
- a CDS encoding ABC transporter ATP-binding protein → MSTVSEQENASVSVVSGEPALEIAGLQAWYGESHILHGVDLTVSRGEVVTLLGRNGAGRTTTLRAIMGLTGRRTGSIRVGGRETIGMATHRIAHCGVGYCPEERGIFSSLSCEENLLLPPPVGDKSLMMSIDEIYQMFPNLQERRMSQGTRLSGGEQQMLAVARILRTGANLLLLDEISEGLAPVIVQALARMIVTLKARGYTIVMVEQNFRFAAPLADRFYVMEHGRIVEHFGAKELESKMPVLHDLLGV, encoded by the coding sequence ATGAGCACAGTGAGCGAACAGGAAAACGCATCGGTCAGTGTCGTGAGCGGCGAACCCGCGCTGGAGATCGCTGGCCTGCAAGCGTGGTACGGCGAATCGCACATCCTGCATGGCGTCGATCTGACCGTGAGCCGCGGCGAAGTCGTCACGCTGCTCGGCCGCAATGGTGCGGGCCGCACGACGACGTTGCGCGCGATCATGGGCTTGACGGGGCGTCGCACTGGGTCGATTCGCGTCGGGGGACGCGAGACCATCGGCATGGCGACGCATCGGATCGCACACTGCGGTGTCGGTTATTGCCCGGAGGAGCGCGGCATTTTTTCGAGCCTGTCGTGCGAAGAAAATCTGTTGCTGCCGCCGCCCGTCGGCGACAAGTCGTTGATGATGTCGATCGACGAGATCTACCAGATGTTTCCCAATCTCCAGGAACGGCGCATGAGCCAGGGCACGCGTCTGTCGGGCGGCGAGCAGCAGATGCTGGCCGTCGCGCGCATTCTGCGTACGGGCGCGAACCTGCTGTTGCTCGATGAGATTTCCGAAGGTCTTGCGCCTGTGATCGTGCAGGCGCTCGCGCGCATGATCGTGACGCTGAAAGCCCGCGGCTACACGATCGTCATGGTCGAACAGAACTTCCGCTTTGCCGCGCCGCTCGCCGATCGTTTCTATGTGATGGAGCATGGGCGCATCGTCGAGCATTTCGGCGCGAAGGAGCTCGAAAGCAAAATGCCGGTGCTGCACGATTTGCTCGGAGTATGA
- a CDS encoding Lrp/AsnC family transcriptional regulator has translation MVELDHFDLALLDVLQRFGRATHQQLGEQVPLSPSQIGRRLQRLEAIGVVDGYRVVLRPEKLGLGVMAFTSLKLKHHGDSIIEQFQQQIDVLPEVLECHAVVGDADYLLRIVAPDLNALSSFVMKKLMRVPGVDSVRSNIVLTTFKRNGPLPLGQLTPGAPAV, from the coding sequence ATGGTAGAACTCGACCACTTCGACCTCGCGCTTCTCGACGTCCTGCAGCGCTTCGGGCGCGCGACGCACCAGCAGCTCGGCGAGCAGGTGCCGCTGTCGCCGTCGCAGATCGGGCGGCGCCTGCAGCGGCTGGAGGCAATCGGTGTGGTCGACGGTTATCGCGTCGTGCTGCGGCCCGAAAAACTCGGGCTCGGCGTGATGGCGTTCACGAGTCTGAAACTGAAGCACCACGGCGATTCGATCATCGAGCAGTTTCAGCAGCAGATCGACGTGCTACCGGAAGTGCTGGAATGTCATGCGGTAGTGGGCGACGCCGATTATCTGCTGCGCATCGTGGCGCCGGATCTGAACGCGCTGTCGTCGTTCGTGATGAAGAAACTGATGCGGGTGCCGGGCGTCGACAGTGTGCGCTCGAACATCGTGCTGACGACGTTCAAGCGCAACGGCCCGCTGCCGCTCGGTCAACTGACGCCGGGCGCGCCGGCTGTCTGA
- a CDS encoding LysR family transcriptional regulator, with protein sequence MDLTLLRAFATVAREGNLTRAAAQLHLTQPAVSLQIKNLQTALGVTLFTRTSHGLSLTRDGQALLPHAERALAAAGDVERAAATLRQEVRGRLRIGTILDPTFLRLGGFLKQLVETWPHVETQLRHGMSGWVRDQVRAGELDVGYYIGQPDDDETRDAPIFHAVTLTHFQYRVLAPPGWKDRMKGVRDWRALASFPWIWTPPASAHNRLLTRRFADAGVKPIKVAEVDQEPSMLDLVKSGIGLTLARDSIALAEAHAHALTIVEDVTVPTELTFITLASHKDEPAIAAALKLIELQWST encoded by the coding sequence ATGGATCTCACCCTGCTCCGCGCATTTGCGACGGTCGCACGCGAAGGCAACCTGACGCGTGCCGCAGCGCAATTGCATCTGACCCAGCCCGCCGTGAGTCTGCAGATCAAGAACCTGCAGACTGCGCTCGGCGTGACGCTCTTCACGCGCACGTCGCACGGCCTCTCACTGACGCGCGACGGACAGGCGCTGTTGCCTCACGCCGAACGCGCGCTGGCAGCTGCAGGCGATGTCGAGCGCGCGGCGGCCACGCTGCGCCAGGAAGTGCGCGGGCGTCTGCGCATCGGTACGATTCTCGATCCGACATTCCTGCGGCTCGGCGGCTTCCTGAAGCAGCTGGTCGAAACATGGCCGCATGTCGAAACGCAGCTTCGCCACGGCATGTCGGGATGGGTGCGCGATCAGGTGCGCGCGGGCGAGCTGGACGTCGGCTATTACATCGGCCAGCCCGATGACGACGAAACGCGCGATGCGCCGATCTTTCATGCCGTCACGCTCACGCACTTTCAATATCGCGTGCTGGCGCCGCCCGGCTGGAAAGACCGCATGAAGGGCGTACGCGACTGGCGCGCGCTCGCTTCGTTTCCGTGGATCTGGACGCCGCCCGCTTCCGCGCACAACCGCTTGCTGACACGCCGTTTCGCCGATGCCGGCGTCAAGCCCATCAAGGTCGCCGAAGTGGATCAGGAACCGTCGATGCTCGATCTCGTCAAATCCGGCATCGGGCTCACGCTCGCGCGCGATTCGATTGCGCTCGCCGAAGCGCACGCGCACGCGCTGACGATCGTCGAAGACGTGACGGTGCCGACGGAGCTGACGTTCATCACGCTCGCCTCGCACAAGGATGAACCGGCCATCGCTGCGGCGTTGAAGCTGATCGAGTTGCAATGGTCGACGTGA
- a CDS encoding DUF3717 domain-containing protein, whose product MSDITIYELEAAINFWRTRSPSSGDELVLCKEASALSAPYALMIVQRQTALPQEGLDEIARAAWDSYVSLKNGLMK is encoded by the coding sequence ATGTCCGATATTACGATCTACGAACTGGAAGCCGCGATCAATTTCTGGCGTACCCGCTCGCCTTCGAGCGGCGACGAACTCGTTCTGTGCAAGGAGGCAAGCGCGCTCTCCGCGCCGTATGCGCTGATGATTGTACAGCGACAGACCGCGCTGCCGCAGGAAGGATTGGACGAGATTGCCCGCGCCGCGTGGGATTCTTACGTGTCCCTTAAAAATGGCCTAATGAAGTGA
- the phhA gene encoding phenylalanine 4-monooxygenase produces the protein MAVPNTAKLKEQFDAGLETRADFTIDQPMHRYGAVDHAVWKQLYTRQTALLKGRVCDAFLEGVARLDLSPESVPSFHAINAQLTPATGWHIVAVPGLVPDQVFFGHLANRRFPVTWWMRRPDQLDYLQEPDCFHDLYGHVPLLINPVFADYMHAYGRAALAAHDANALPLLARLYWYTVEFGMIRDDASPNGVQIYGAGIVSSKGETLYSQLSDAPNRIAFDLERVMQTQYRIDTFQKTYFVIDDFSQLFDVARTDFAPLLNKLAAAKPYAAGDVRDTDIVITRGTGEGWATDGDV, from the coding sequence ATGGCCGTCCCGAACACCGCGAAGCTCAAGGAGCAATTTGACGCCGGTCTCGAAACCCGCGCCGATTTCACCATCGACCAGCCGATGCATCGCTATGGCGCGGTCGATCATGCGGTGTGGAAACAGCTCTATACGCGGCAGACGGCACTGCTGAAGGGGCGTGTCTGCGATGCGTTTCTGGAAGGCGTCGCGCGGCTCGATCTGTCACCGGAAAGCGTGCCTTCGTTCCACGCAATCAACGCGCAATTGACGCCCGCGACCGGGTGGCACATCGTCGCTGTGCCGGGGCTCGTGCCCGATCAGGTGTTCTTCGGGCATCTCGCGAACCGTCGATTTCCCGTGACATGGTGGATGCGTCGCCCGGATCAGCTCGACTATCTGCAGGAGCCCGACTGTTTCCACGATCTGTACGGCCACGTGCCGCTGCTGATCAATCCCGTGTTCGCCGACTACATGCACGCATATGGCCGTGCTGCGCTCGCCGCGCACGATGCGAACGCCTTGCCGCTGCTCGCGCGCCTCTACTGGTACACAGTCGAATTCGGCATGATCCGCGACGATGCGAGTCCGAACGGCGTGCAGATCTACGGCGCGGGGATCGTGTCGAGCAAGGGAGAAACGCTCTATAGCCAGCTGAGCGACGCACCGAACCGCATCGCGTTCGATCTCGAGCGTGTGATGCAGACGCAATACCGGATCGACACGTTCCAGAAGACCTACTTTGTGATCGACGATTTCTCGCAGCTGTTCGATGTCGCGCGCACCGATTTCGCGCCGCTGCTGAATAAGCTTGCGGCCGCAAAGCCGTACGCTGCAGGCGATGTGCGCGATACCGACATCGTCATTACGCGCGGCACGGGCGAAGGCTGGGCGACGGACGGCGACGTCTGA
- a CDS encoding response regulator transcription factor — translation MRLLLIEDDRPIARGIQSSLEQAGFTVDMVHDGIFAEQALTQNRHELVILDLGLPGIDGMTLLSRFRQSNRHTPVIVLTARDELNDRVQGLNSGADDYMLKPFEPAELEARIRAVMRRSGPHGDMPRPEVSLGGVRLSGVDRRIFNDDKPLELSPREFAVLEMLLLRHGRVVSKAQLQDHLTHFGGDLGDTAIEVYVHRVRKKLENCRVEIVTVRGFGYLLQEIRQAS, via the coding sequence ATGCGACTCCTTCTGATCGAAGATGACCGCCCCATCGCACGCGGCATCCAAAGCAGTCTCGAACAAGCCGGCTTCACGGTCGACATGGTCCACGACGGCATCTTCGCCGAACAGGCCCTCACGCAAAACCGCCACGAACTCGTGATCCTCGATCTCGGCCTGCCCGGTATCGACGGCATGACGTTGCTCTCGCGTTTCCGCCAGAGCAACCGTCATACGCCCGTGATCGTGCTGACCGCGCGCGATGAACTGAATGACCGTGTGCAAGGCCTCAATTCCGGTGCGGACGACTACATGCTGAAGCCGTTCGAACCCGCCGAACTCGAAGCGCGTATCCGCGCCGTGATGCGTCGCAGCGGACCGCACGGCGACATGCCGCGTCCGGAAGTGTCGCTGGGCGGCGTGCGCCTGTCGGGCGTCGATCGTCGCATCTTCAACGACGACAAGCCGCTCGAACTGTCGCCGCGCGAATTCGCGGTGCTCGAAATGCTGCTGCTGCGCCACGGCCGCGTGGTCAGCAAGGCGCAACTGCAGGATCACCTGACGCACTTCGGCGGCGATCTCGGCGATACCGCGATCGAAGTCTATGTGCACCGCGTGCGCAAGAAGCTCGAAAACTGCCGCGTCGAAATCGTCACGGTGCGCGGCTTCGGCTATCTGCTCCAGGAAATCCGCCAGGCGTCATAA
- a CDS encoding CoA-acylating methylmalonate-semialdehyde dehydrogenase codes for MSETDQGKVRALTHAINGRPVDGTSQRFGDVFNPATGDVTSRVPLASVAEVDAAVAAAKDAFPAWSETAPIKRARVLFKFKELLDRHHDELAELITREHGKVFSDAKGEVMRGIEIVEFACGIPNLLKTDFTDQIGGGIDNWNLRQPLGVVAGITPFNFPMMVPCWMFPVAIACGNTFVLKPSERDPSASVRLAELLKEAGLPDGVFNVVHGDKVAVDALLAHPDVSALSFVGSTPIAEYIYTEGTKHGKRVQALGGAKNHLVVMPDADLDQAVDALIGAAYGSAGERCMAISVAVAVGHIADELIERLTPRVKSLKIMNGMEGEAEMGPLVTAAHREKVSGYIEAGVDAGAKLVVDGRGHQVAGHEKGFFLGGTLFDDVKTDMKIYREEIFGPVLCVVRVPDFASAVELINKNEFANGVSLFTSDGGVARAFSRQIQIGMVGINVPIPVPMAWHSFGGWKKSLFGDHHAYGEEGVRFYTRYKSVMQRWPDSIAKGAEFTMPVAK; via the coding sequence ATGAGCGAGACAGATCAAGGCAAGGTGCGCGCGCTGACCCACGCGATCAACGGCCGTCCCGTCGATGGCACGAGCCAGCGTTTCGGCGACGTCTTCAATCCGGCGACGGGCGACGTCACTTCGCGCGTGCCGCTTGCAAGCGTTGCCGAGGTCGATGCGGCCGTTGCCGCCGCGAAGGACGCGTTTCCTGCATGGAGCGAAACGGCGCCGATCAAGCGCGCGCGCGTGCTGTTCAAGTTCAAGGAACTGCTCGACCGTCACCACGATGAACTTGCCGAACTGATCACGCGCGAGCACGGCAAGGTGTTTTCCGATGCGAAGGGCGAAGTGATGCGCGGCATCGAGATCGTCGAATTCGCATGCGGCATTCCGAATCTGTTGAAGACGGACTTCACCGATCAGATCGGCGGCGGCATCGACAACTGGAATCTGCGTCAGCCCCTCGGCGTCGTCGCGGGCATCACGCCGTTCAACTTCCCGATGATGGTGCCGTGCTGGATGTTTCCGGTTGCGATCGCATGCGGCAACACGTTTGTGTTGAAGCCGTCGGAGCGCGATCCGTCGGCGTCCGTGCGTCTCGCGGAACTATTGAAGGAAGCGGGTTTGCCTGACGGCGTGTTCAACGTCGTGCATGGCGACAAGGTGGCCGTCGATGCGCTGCTCGCGCATCCTGACGTGAGCGCATTGTCGTTCGTCGGCTCGACGCCGATTGCCGAATACATCTACACGGAAGGCACGAAACACGGCAAGCGCGTGCAGGCGCTGGGCGGTGCGAAGAATCATCTCGTTGTAATGCCGGATGCCGATCTCGATCAGGCCGTCGATGCGTTGATCGGCGCGGCCTATGGCTCGGCGGGCGAACGTTGCATGGCTATCTCCGTGGCGGTGGCCGTCGGTCATATCGCCGACGAACTGATCGAACGGCTCACGCCGCGCGTGAAGTCGCTGAAGATCATGAATGGCATGGAAGGCGAAGCGGAAATGGGTCCGCTCGTGACGGCTGCGCATCGCGAGAAAGTGTCGGGCTATATCGAAGCAGGCGTCGATGCGGGTGCGAAGCTGGTCGTGGATGGGCGCGGCCATCAGGTGGCCGGTCACGAGAAGGGCTTCTTCCTCGGCGGCACCTTGTTCGACGATGTGAAGACCGACATGAAGATCTATCGCGAAGAGATCTTCGGGCCCGTGCTGTGCGTGGTGCGCGTGCCCGATTTCGCTTCCGCTGTCGAACTGATCAACAAGAACGAGTTTGCGAACGGCGTGTCGCTGTTCACATCGGATGGCGGTGTCGCGCGTGCGTTCTCGCGTCAGATTCAGATCGGCATGGTCGGTATCAACGTGCCGATTCCGGTGCCGATGGCGTGGCATTCGTTCGGCGGCTGGAAGAAGTCGCTGTTCGGCGATCATCACGCGTATGGCGAAGAAGGCGTGCGCTTCTATACGCGCTACAAGAGCGTGATGCAGCGTTGGCCGGACAGCATTGCGAAGGGCGCGGAATTTACGATGCCGGTTGCGAAGTAG
- a CDS encoding SET domain-containing protein, translating into MSSRRIAVRQSGVHGKGVFALEPIAAGERLIEYKGERISWKEALRRHPHNPDEPNHTFYFALDSGDVIDGKIKGNSARWINHSCAPNCEAEEIDGHVYIDALRDIDAGEELFYDYGLVIDARQTKKLKKEYECRCGARKCRGTMLARPDKKDEKKSKKKK; encoded by the coding sequence ATGAGTTCACGCAGGATCGCTGTGCGTCAATCGGGCGTGCACGGCAAAGGCGTGTTTGCACTCGAACCGATCGCAGCCGGCGAGCGGCTGATCGAATACAAGGGCGAACGGATTTCGTGGAAAGAAGCGCTGCGACGGCACCCCCATAATCCGGACGAACCGAATCACACGTTCTACTTCGCGCTCGACAGCGGCGACGTGATCGACGGCAAGATCAAGGGCAACAGCGCGCGCTGGATCAACCACTCGTGCGCGCCGAATTGCGAAGCGGAAGAGATCGACGGCCACGTCTATATCGACGCGCTGCGCGATATCGACGCCGGGGAAGAGCTGTTCTACGACTACGGGCTCGTAATCGACGCGCGTCAGACGAAGAAACTGAAGAAGGAATACGAATGCCGCTGCGGCGCGCGCAAGTGCCGCGGCACGATGCTCGCGCGGCCGGACAAGAAAGACGAGAAGAAATCGAAGAAGAAGAAGTGA
- a CDS encoding GMC family oxidoreductase: MSTTARKLEGEFDYIIIGAGTAGCVLANRLTEDPDVTVLLLEAGGKDDYHWIHVPVGYLYCIGNPRTDWLYKTQAEPGLNGRALSYPRGRVLGGCSSINGMIYMRGQREDYDEWARVTNDASWSWDAVLPVFKRSEDHHGGANEYHGAGGQWRVEKQRLKWKILETFAEAATETGIPATDDFNRGDNTGVGYFDVNQKRGIRWNASKAFLRPALQRPNLTVITGAHTQRVVFEGMRCVGVEYRGDNEYIAKARIEVIMSSGAVNSPQLLELSGIGNGARLQDLGIEVVKDLRGVGENLQDHLQLRMAYKVHGVRTLNTASAHWWGKMMIGLQYLLMQSGPMSMSPSQLGAFARSDMNDRSLTRPDLEYHVQPLSLDKFGEPLHRFNAFTASVCHLRPTSRGSVHIESRDPHAAPLIAPNYLSTEYDRHVAANALRLTRRIAAAPALKRYRPEEILPGIQFQTEEELRLAAGNVGTTIFHPVGTCRMGTADDPGAVVDSRLRVMGVEGLRIVDASVMPTITSGNTNSPTLMIAERASDMIRADRRARADSLSIETRVASSMSVA, encoded by the coding sequence GTGAGCACGACAGCAAGAAAACTCGAAGGCGAATTCGACTACATCATCATTGGTGCGGGCACGGCGGGTTGCGTGCTGGCGAATCGCCTGACGGAAGATCCCGACGTGACCGTGCTGCTGCTCGAAGCAGGCGGCAAAGACGATTATCACTGGATACATGTGCCCGTCGGCTACCTCTATTGCATCGGCAATCCGCGCACCGACTGGCTCTATAAAACACAGGCAGAACCCGGACTCAACGGACGCGCGCTGTCGTATCCGCGCGGCCGCGTGTTGGGCGGCTGTTCGTCGATCAACGGCATGATCTACATGCGCGGACAGCGCGAAGACTACGACGAATGGGCGCGCGTCACAAACGATGCATCGTGGTCGTGGGACGCCGTGCTGCCTGTCTTCAAACGCAGCGAAGATCATCACGGCGGCGCGAATGAATATCACGGCGCGGGCGGTCAATGGCGCGTGGAAAAGCAGCGCCTCAAATGGAAGATTCTTGAGACGTTCGCCGAAGCCGCGACGGAAACCGGCATTCCCGCTACCGACGACTTCAATCGCGGCGACAACACGGGCGTCGGTTACTTCGACGTGAACCAGAAGCGCGGCATTCGCTGGAATGCATCGAAGGCGTTTCTGCGGCCCGCGCTACAGCGGCCGAATCTGACCGTCATCACGGGCGCTCATACGCAGCGCGTTGTATTCGAAGGCATGCGCTGCGTCGGCGTCGAATATCGTGGCGACAACGAGTACATCGCGAAGGCGCGTATCGAAGTGATCATGAGTTCGGGCGCGGTGAATTCGCCGCAATTGCTCGAACTGTCGGGCATCGGTAACGGCGCGCGACTGCAGGATCTCGGCATTGAAGTCGTCAAGGATTTGCGCGGCGTCGGTGAAAATCTGCAGGATCATTTGCAGTTGCGCATGGCCTATAAGGTGCACGGCGTACGCACGTTGAACACGGCGTCCGCACACTGGTGGGGCAAGATGATGATCGGCCTGCAGTATCTGCTGATGCAGAGCGGGCCGATGTCGATGTCGCCGTCGCAACTGGGTGCGTTCGCGAGGTCCGACATGAACGACAGATCGTTGACGCGGCCCGATCTCGAGTATCACGTGCAACCCCTGTCGCTCGACAAATTCGGCGAACCATTGCATCGCTTCAATGCATTCACGGCATCTGTGTGTCATTTGCGTCCGACGTCGCGCGGCAGCGTGCATATCGAGTCGCGCGATCCGCACGCAGCGCCGTTGATTGCGCCCAACTATCTGTCGACGGAATACGACCGCCATGTGGCTGCGAATGCGCTGCGTCTCACGCGGCGCATTGCAGCCGCGCCTGCGTTGAAACGCTACCGGCCTGAAGAGATCCTGCCGGGTATCCAGTTTCAGACTGAGGAAGAGTTGCGGCTCGCGGCGGGCAACGTGGGCACGACTATCTTCCATCCTGTGGGCACGTGCCGCATGGGCACGGCGGACGATCCGGGCGCCGTCGTCGACAGCCGCTTGCGCGTGATGGGCGTCGAAGGTCTGCGTATCGTCGACGCGTCGGTGATGCCGACCATCACGTCAGGCAATACGAACTCGCCGACGCTGATGATTGCCGAGCGCGCGAGCGACATGATTCGCGCCGACCGTCGCGCGCGTGCAGACAGTCTCTCAATCGAGACACGCGTCGCATCGTCAATGTCGGTTGCATGA